A portion of the Permianibacter fluminis genome contains these proteins:
- a CDS encoding LicD family protein has product MTMTSDVKLTGKNAKIAQAMLAKVSQLLRDMQITSWLDSGTLLGIVRENRLLPWDNDVDISVTSADAARLIQQLDSLEKAGFVVEVCYTKESPEPLLEGLPRIIKVYNKRFFFFRGPILLDIFVQHRVGDRYCWVCRPKRKTTIYSVPVAFFDELAELAFDGQIYRCPKDTDGYLTYRYGNWRVPRQDWDITKDDNALRKNP; this is encoded by the coding sequence GTGACAATGACAAGTGATGTAAAGCTGACCGGAAAAAATGCCAAGATTGCGCAGGCAATGTTAGCCAAGGTGTCGCAGTTGCTGCGTGATATGCAGATTACCAGTTGGCTTGATAGTGGCACTCTGCTTGGCATCGTTCGCGAGAACCGTTTGCTGCCATGGGACAATGATGTCGATATCTCGGTGACCAGTGCCGATGCGGCGCGGCTGATTCAGCAGCTGGATTCACTGGAAAAGGCGGGCTTTGTTGTTGAGGTCTGCTATACCAAGGAGTCGCCGGAGCCGCTGCTTGAAGGTCTTCCGCGCATTATCAAGGTATACAACAAGCGGTTTTTCTTTTTCCGGGGTCCCATTTTGTTGGACATATTTGTTCAGCACCGTGTCGGCGACCGTTATTGCTGGGTGTGTCGGCCGAAACGGAAAACAACTATCTATTCCGTGCCAGTCGCATTCTTTGATGAGTTGGCAGAGCTGGCGTTCGACGGCCAGATCTATCGCTGCCCCAAGGACACCGATGGATATTTGACTTATCGCTACGGCAATTGGCGGGTGCCGCGGCAGGACTGGGATATCACCAAGGATGATAATGCCCTGCGCAAGAATCCTTAG
- a CDS encoding PA4780 family RIO1-like protein kinase, with protein MKIPKRLQPLFEDGMIDDVISQLMSGKEAQVYLVRCGESVRCAKVYKEANKRSFKQAALYQEGRTVRNSRRARAMAKGTRFGQKEREEEWLSAEVDALYRLADAGVRVPTPYAFDHGVLIMEMVADADGHAAPRLNDVVLSEVDARDFHGRIIADVVRMLCAGLVHGDLSEFNILVGASGPVIIDLPQAVNAAGNNKAKMMLERDVANMRDYFGRSAPELLTTDYANEMWTLFEKGKLKPDSVLTGQFEQRTDLADLDSILAVIDAAREEELDRRAREQAAASDSE; from the coding sequence ATGAAAATCCCCAAACGCCTGCAGCCGTTGTTCGAAGACGGCATGATCGATGACGTCATCAGCCAGCTGATGAGTGGTAAGGAAGCGCAGGTCTATCTGGTGCGCTGCGGCGAATCGGTTCGCTGTGCCAAAGTCTACAAAGAAGCCAACAAACGCAGTTTCAAGCAGGCGGCGCTGTATCAGGAAGGCCGCACGGTGCGGAACAGCAGGCGCGCCCGCGCCATGGCCAAAGGCACCCGGTTTGGCCAGAAAGAGCGGGAAGAGGAATGGCTCAGTGCGGAAGTCGATGCGCTGTATCGGCTAGCGGATGCCGGGGTGCGGGTACCGACGCCGTATGCGTTCGATCACGGCGTGCTGATCATGGAAATGGTCGCCGATGCCGACGGCCATGCCGCGCCACGGTTGAATGATGTCGTGCTGAGCGAGGTCGACGCGCGCGATTTTCATGGCCGTATAATCGCCGACGTCGTGCGCATGTTATGCGCCGGCCTGGTGCACGGCGATCTGTCCGAGTTCAATATTCTGGTTGGTGCCAGCGGTCCGGTAATCATCGATTTGCCGCAGGCGGTCAATGCGGCTGGCAACAATAAAGCCAAGATGATGCTGGAACGTGACGTCGCCAATATGCGCGACTATTTCGGCCGCAGCGCGCCTGAATTGTTGACGACAGATTACGCCAACGAAATGTGGACGCTGTTCGAGAAGGGCAAGCTGAAACCCGATTCCGTGTTGACCGGACAGTTTGAACAACGCACTGATTTGGCCGATCTAGACAGTATTTTGGCGGTTATCGACGCCGCCCGCGAGGAGGAGCTGGACCGGCGCGCGCGCGAACAGGCCGCAGCCAGCGATTCGGAATAA
- a CDS encoding substrate-binding periplasmic protein: MVGSTRFHCRILRRSLVVGGLVTACLTLNAALAADTASSPALSPLRLVFGEEASQDQCRGMSAQVLEEVLSKRLGIEFSCETLPWPRAQLMVKDGERDAFLSTRTDERASYSVSSNEPVLTYRMRLFTSRLHPQLQTLREVKTLADLQPFVALTYRGDGWAKKHLVPAGIRIEWSESPGTVLRMLAAGRGDFYVQTDLDTELQIRRMKLDNRLISLPQEFGTAEIYLMIGKTSPYVDKLPAIDAALQVMKKDGSWQRIYQQVK, encoded by the coding sequence ATGGTTGGTTCTACCCGCTTTCACTGTCGCATCCTTCGCCGTAGCTTGGTAGTCGGCGGGCTGGTGACGGCTTGTCTGACACTCAACGCCGCGTTGGCCGCAGATACTGCGTCGTCTCCAGCATTGTCACCGCTCCGGCTCGTCTTCGGTGAAGAGGCCTCGCAGGATCAATGCCGGGGCATGTCCGCACAGGTGCTGGAGGAGGTACTGAGCAAACGTCTAGGTATTGAATTTAGTTGCGAGACATTGCCTTGGCCACGCGCCCAACTGATGGTGAAAGATGGCGAACGCGATGCCTTTCTTAGTACTCGCACCGATGAGCGTGCCAGCTATTCGGTTTCAAGCAACGAACCGGTTCTGACCTATCGGATGCGGCTATTCACCAGCCGTCTGCACCCACAACTGCAGACGTTGCGTGAAGTCAAAACGCTGGCAGATTTGCAGCCCTTTGTCGCGCTGACCTATCGTGGTGATGGTTGGGCAAAAAAACATCTGGTGCCGGCTGGCATCAGGATCGAGTGGTCTGAAAGCCCTGGCACCGTGCTGAGAATGCTCGCGGCTGGCCGCGGCGATTTTTATGTTCAAACCGACCTCGACACCGAATTACAGATCCGCCGGATGAAACTGGACAATCGTCTAATCAGCCTGCCGCAGGAATTTGGCACCGCTGAGATTTACCTGATGATAGGTAAGACGTCACCGTATGTGGACAAGCTGCCGGCTATCGACGCGGCCTTGCAGGTAATGAAGAAAGATGGCAGCTGGCAGCGGATCTATCAACAGGTCAAATAA
- a CDS encoding substrate-binding periplasmic protein has translation MSNAAAIEALPPLHVVFGEEATQDQCKGMAQQVLEEALSKRAGIAFDCEAMPWERAQLMVKGGERDAFVTTKTAERASYTVAGNEPVLTYRMVMFTSATHPKLAALREIKTLADVLPYQVLTYRGDGWAKNNLLPAGIKVELSEGPSAVLKKIAAGRGDLFFQTDWDTRQQIKRMNLDKLVIELPQEFGTAYFYLMIGKNSPYVKMLAKIDAQILAMKKDGSWERIYQQAR, from the coding sequence ATGAGCAACGCCGCAGCGATCGAGGCATTACCACCGCTACATGTGGTCTTTGGTGAAGAAGCGACCCAAGACCAGTGCAAAGGCATGGCGCAGCAGGTGTTGGAAGAAGCGCTGAGCAAACGTGCCGGCATCGCGTTTGATTGCGAGGCCATGCCATGGGAACGGGCGCAATTGATGGTGAAAGGTGGCGAGCGCGACGCATTTGTCACCACCAAAACGGCTGAACGAGCCAGCTATACCGTGGCCGGCAATGAACCGGTGCTGACCTACCGCATGGTCATGTTCACCAGCGCGACTCACCCCAAGCTGGCGGCGCTACGCGAGATCAAGACGCTGGCAGATGTACTGCCCTACCAGGTCCTTACTTACCGTGGCGATGGCTGGGCCAAAAACAATTTGCTGCCGGCCGGCATCAAGGTGGAGCTATCGGAAGGCCCGAGCGCGGTGTTGAAAAAAATTGCCGCCGGCCGAGGTGATTTGTTCTTCCAGACCGACTGGGACACGCGTCAGCAAATCAAGCGCATGAATCTCGACAAACTCGTGATCGAACTGCCACAGGAATTCGGAACAGCTTACTTCTATCTGATGATTGGCAAAAACTCGCCTTACGTGAAGATGCTGGCAAAGATTGATGCCCAAATACTGGCAATGAAAAAAGACGGCAGTTGGGAACGCATTTATCAGCAAGCCCGGTAG
- a CDS encoding DUF4397 domain-containing protein: MNRRFFSYAMLLALASFSIVGCKLEDISGSDDGEDSSTASVRLVNLTSASDLQLTVDDGDTESTIATAVASGAASSYKTLDVTSYSIVASSAGASLSTSSTSSLSLTEDEEYSIVAFERGGLIKLWKLTDDTDEPSSGYAYFTVINAGSDAGSLDVYVVEPDTDITDLTPTFSSVSAASTSLTNAISAGTYDIVVTASNKPNDVRLKLTSVSLASTTIQSLMLTPTSGGALVDGALIEQGGAVALHRNDTARVRVIAAFPAGETSNLAVNVTVGDSSLNSVTAPSIGGYSLVPANTSYYSVEVGDTAVSSLPVASFNSGGDYTVLAYGNTENDAAVTVLTDNNQLPSSGAKIRLVNGAVSAAGLSLSANYANLFSEINFGKSSVYSGITAGTTRLDLTSPATAFTSYTSNVSILSGGVYSLFVLGDTDSAIVLLNKDR; encoded by the coding sequence ATGAACAGGCGTTTCTTTTCCTACGCAATGCTTCTCGCATTGGCTTCATTTTCAATCGTTGGCTGCAAGCTGGAAGATATCAGTGGCAGCGACGACGGTGAGGACTCAAGCACGGCATCCGTGCGACTGGTCAATCTGACCTCGGCGAGCGATCTGCAGTTGACGGTCGATGATGGCGACACCGAAAGCACCATTGCCACGGCCGTTGCCAGTGGCGCGGCCAGCAGTTACAAAACCCTTGATGTCACGAGCTATTCCATCGTGGCCAGTTCGGCCGGTGCCAGCTTGTCCACGTCAAGCACATCCTCACTGAGCCTGACCGAAGACGAGGAATACTCCATCGTTGCCTTTGAGCGTGGTGGCCTGATCAAGTTGTGGAAACTGACCGATGACACGGATGAACCGTCCAGTGGTTATGCCTATTTCACCGTCATCAATGCCGGTTCTGATGCCGGTTCGCTGGACGTTTATGTGGTCGAGCCGGATACCGACATCACCGATCTGACCCCGACTTTCTCCAGCGTGTCAGCCGCAAGCACCAGTTTGACCAATGCCATTTCTGCCGGCACGTACGATATTGTGGTTACTGCCAGCAACAAGCCCAACGACGTGCGCCTGAAGCTGACTTCGGTGAGTCTGGCAAGCACGACGATTCAATCGCTGATGTTGACGCCAACCTCCGGCGGTGCGCTGGTTGATGGCGCGCTGATCGAGCAGGGTGGTGCGGTGGCCTTGCACCGCAATGATACCGCCCGGGTGCGGGTCATCGCGGCATTTCCGGCTGGCGAAACCAGCAACCTGGCGGTGAACGTCACGGTTGGCGACAGCAGCTTGAACAGCGTTACCGCGCCATCCATTGGTGGCTATAGCCTGGTTCCGGCCAATACCAGCTATTACAGCGTTGAGGTCGGTGACACTGCAGTGTCGTCACTGCCTGTCGCCAGTTTCAACAGTGGCGGTGACTATACCGTGCTGGCCTACGGCAACACCGAAAATGACGCAGCGGTAACCGTGCTGACCGACAACAATCAGCTACCCAGTTCCGGGGCCAAAATTCGTCTGGTCAATGGCGCCGTGTCCGCTGCCGGACTGTCGCTGAGCGCCAACTACGCCAATCTCTTTTCGGAAATCAATTTTGGCAAGTCGTCGGTCTATTCTGGCATCACTGCGGGTACCACCCGTCTGGACCTGACCTCTCCCGCCACGGCATTTACCAGCTATACCAGCAACGTCAGCATCCTCAGTGGTGGCGTCTATTCCCTGTTTGTGTTGGGTGATACAGACAGTGCGATTGTTTTGTTGAACAAGGATCGCTGA
- a CDS encoding PEP-CTERM sorting domain-containing protein, with amino-acid sequence MKKHKALLSALLLVGASASQASLIETVSGWDGEHGTFPFGRPNTATIGQTFNTGSDNYLSQLAFYLSDDLVGQAVEFQVYLAQWDGEKAVAGTGEFLGQYSSDGSGSYARFDLSSLSVYLNQFSDYIFFLTTSYSQIGQPDSEAWVGSLEEDGYLAGDLVYLNNGGQFDDVYSQSWNYWYDADLAFELTLTEVPEPTGLALMGFAVLALAGRRLRRA; translated from the coding sequence ATGAAAAAACATAAGGCACTGTTATCGGCATTGCTGCTGGTCGGGGCGTCGGCTTCACAGGCGTCGCTGATCGAAACCGTCAGTGGCTGGGATGGCGAGCATGGAACCTTTCCGTTCGGCCGGCCCAATACCGCGACCATCGGCCAGACCTTTAATACCGGTTCTGACAATTACCTCAGCCAACTGGCGTTTTACCTGAGTGATGATCTGGTCGGTCAGGCGGTTGAGTTCCAGGTCTACCTGGCGCAGTGGGATGGCGAGAAAGCCGTTGCTGGCACCGGCGAGTTTCTGGGGCAGTACAGCTCCGACGGCAGCGGCAGCTATGCCCGTTTTGATCTGTCATCACTGTCGGTCTATCTCAATCAGTTCAGCGATTATATTTTCTTTTTGACCACCAGCTATTCACAGATCGGTCAACCGGATTCGGAAGCCTGGGTCGGCTCTCTGGAGGAAGATGGTTATCTGGCAGGCGATCTGGTTTATCTGAACAACGGCGGCCAGTTTGATGACGTGTATTCGCAAAGCTGGAACTATTGGTATGACGCTGATCTGGCGTTTGAGTTGACGCTCACTGAAGTGCCCGAACCGACTGGCCTTGCCTTGATGGGTTTTGCCGTGCTGGCCTTGGCGGGGCGTCGTCTGCGCCGGGCTTGA
- a CDS encoding S8 family serine peptidase, producing the protein MKQKFVLSALSAAVLLGSACLHAADKPLRYMILAPKAPATVSGAMKKNAPVAASVADLQRKASSKLAAVGVQSEKQLQKLAPISFADLTTAQVAELTAAGYQVSPVGTKKLLETRVFADTIPYGIAKVRAPDAWPVSTGVGSKVCIIDTGIDLTHPDLVPNFVEGISTVGSGSNDPSDTHGHGTHVAGTIAAAMNGADVVGVAPNASLYIAAVFGAGGTATDEDILEGLDWCLSKNAKIFSMSYGGSSSTPVEEAAYLAAHDAGVLLVAASGNDGPSVPIGYPAHYPFVVAVGATDTNDAIASFSQRGPELDVVAPGVSVLSARRGGGTTTMSGTSMATPHVSGVAAGLLAANPALSNDQLENIIELTATDLGTSGFDNVYGNGRVDLAAALDYAQTGNLPPHAAFTPTVLTSSPLQVLFTDKSTDPNGDAIVSRLWDFGDGTSSTEVKPRHTYPSAGEYSAVLQVTDARGSSSQSTKLVKVGPVANPYLTRGVPVTGLSGAADSVRKFKLKVPANAENLRFTLAGGTGDADLYVRFGAEPTADTFDCRPYLNGNNESCAFSIPTTGVYYVSLVGFTAYSGASLVANYDIAGPTGPSFENTADYPIPDDDPAGVESPINVSRSGPSGTVKVAVNIVHTWIGDLIVDLVSPSGTVFNLHNQSGGSQDNINAIYNIDVGAEESQGVWKLRVSDNAFLDSGYIDSWKITFQN; encoded by the coding sequence ATGAAACAGAAATTTGTGCTATCAGCCCTGAGCGCAGCGGTACTGCTTGGCAGCGCCTGCCTGCACGCGGCTGATAAACCCCTGCGTTACATGATCCTGGCGCCAAAGGCGCCGGCAACGGTCAGCGGCGCAATGAAGAAGAATGCGCCGGTCGCAGCAAGCGTTGCCGATCTGCAGCGCAAGGCATCCAGCAAGCTGGCTGCGGTTGGTGTCCAGAGTGAAAAGCAGCTGCAAAAGCTGGCGCCCATCAGCTTTGCCGATCTGACCACGGCCCAAGTGGCGGAACTGACAGCGGCGGGTTATCAGGTGTCGCCGGTTGGCACCAAGAAGCTGCTTGAGACCCGGGTTTTTGCCGACACCATTCCTTACGGCATCGCCAAAGTGCGGGCGCCGGATGCGTGGCCGGTCAGCACCGGCGTTGGCAGCAAGGTCTGCATCATTGATACCGGCATTGATCTGACCCACCCGGATTTGGTGCCCAATTTTGTTGAAGGCATCAGTACCGTCGGGTCCGGCAGCAATGACCCGTCCGATACCCACGGTCACGGTACCCACGTTGCCGGCACTATCGCTGCGGCAATGAATGGCGCCGACGTGGTCGGTGTTGCACCGAATGCCAGTTTGTATATCGCAGCGGTGTTTGGCGCCGGTGGCACTGCGACTGACGAAGACATTCTCGAAGGTCTCGATTGGTGCCTGAGCAAAAACGCCAAGATTTTCTCGATGAGTTATGGCGGCAGTTCCAGCACACCGGTGGAAGAGGCGGCCTATCTGGCTGCGCATGATGCGGGCGTGTTGCTGGTCGCCGCTTCCGGTAACGATGGTCCGTCTGTGCCGATTGGTTATCCGGCGCATTACCCGTTTGTCGTGGCAGTCGGTGCGACCGATACCAATGATGCCATCGCCAGTTTCTCGCAGCGCGGTCCTGAACTGGATGTCGTGGCGCCCGGCGTCAGCGTGCTGTCGGCGCGGCGTGGTGGTGGTACCACGACGATGTCCGGCACATCGATGGCGACGCCGCATGTGTCCGGTGTCGCAGCCGGTTTGTTGGCGGCCAATCCCGCACTGAGCAATGATCAACTCGAAAACATCATCGAGCTGACGGCAACCGATTTGGGTACATCAGGGTTCGACAATGTTTACGGTAACGGTCGGGTCGATCTGGCGGCTGCGCTGGATTATGCGCAAACCGGCAACCTGCCGCCGCATGCGGCGTTCACGCCGACTGTGCTGACCAGCAGTCCGCTGCAAGTGTTGTTTACCGACAAATCAACGGACCCGAATGGCGATGCGATTGTGTCGCGGTTGTGGGATTTCGGTGATGGCACGAGTTCGACCGAGGTCAAGCCGCGGCATACCTATCCCAGTGCGGGTGAGTATTCGGCGGTGCTGCAAGTGACGGATGCGCGCGGTTCGTCCAGCCAAAGCACCAAGCTGGTCAAAGTGGGCCCGGTTGCCAACCCCTACCTGACCCGTGGCGTGCCGGTAACAGGCTTGAGTGGCGCCGCTGACAGCGTGCGCAAGTTCAAGCTGAAAGTACCGGCCAATGCCGAGAATCTGCGCTTCACCTTGGCCGGCGGCACCGGCGATGCCGATCTGTATGTCCGCTTCGGTGCCGAACCGACCGCAGATACCTTCGATTGCCGGCCGTACCTGAACGGCAACAATGAAAGCTGCGCGTTCTCGATTCCGACTACCGGGGTGTATTACGTGTCGCTGGTCGGTTTTACCGCTTACAGCGGCGCCAGCCTGGTCGCCAATTACGACATCGCCGGCCCCACCGGACCGAGCTTTGAAAACACCGCCGATTATCCGATTCCGGATGATGATCCGGCCGGTGTCGAGAGCCCGATCAATGTCAGCCGCAGCGGTCCGTCCGGCACGGTGAAAGTGGCGGTCAATATCGTCCATACCTGGATTGGTGACTTGATTGTCGATTTGGTTTCGCCATCGGGTACGGTATTCAATCTGCACAACCAGAGCGGCGGTTCGCAGGACAACATCAATGCGATTTACAACATTGATGTCGGCGCCGAAGAGTCGCAGGGCGTCTGGAAATTGCGGGTGTCGGATAACGCCTTCCTCGACAGTGGCTATATCGACAGCTGGAAGATTACCTTCCAGAATTGA
- a CDS encoding type 1 glutamine amidotransferase gives MATKPVLIIQQAWHDTPDYFLDFLNREGIAIELRRMDRGEPVPLRAVDYAGICLLGGPMSANDGATLPWLDQQIQLARDAVQTNVPVIGHCLGGQLLAKALGASVQASPQPEIGWSEIAVRSHPDSARWFGASKILPLFQWHGESFAIPAGANWLAETAACPHQAYVIDGIHFGMQFHCEIKAEKLRLWLEHHHDEIDACAAVSSVQQGEAILAELDAKLTASQRVAERIYHAWIQALA, from the coding sequence ATGGCGACCAAACCGGTTCTGATCATTCAACAAGCTTGGCATGACACGCCGGACTACTTTCTCGATTTCCTGAATCGGGAAGGTATTGCCATCGAGCTGCGCCGGATGGATCGTGGCGAGCCGGTGCCGCTGCGTGCCGTCGATTACGCCGGTATTTGCCTGCTCGGCGGGCCGATGAGTGCCAATGACGGCGCGACATTACCGTGGCTTGATCAACAAATTCAGCTGGCACGCGATGCGGTGCAGACGAACGTTCCGGTGATTGGTCATTGCCTCGGTGGACAGCTGCTGGCGAAGGCGCTGGGCGCGTCGGTGCAGGCCTCGCCGCAGCCGGAAATCGGTTGGAGTGAGATTGCCGTCAGATCGCATCCGGACAGTGCCCGCTGGTTTGGTGCAAGCAAGATCTTGCCGCTGTTTCAGTGGCATGGCGAAAGCTTCGCGATTCCCGCCGGAGCCAACTGGTTGGCCGAAACGGCGGCCTGTCCGCATCAGGCTTACGTGATCGACGGCATCCATTTCGGCATGCAGTTTCATTGCGAAATCAAAGCCGAGAAGCTGCGGCTGTGGCTTGAACATCACCATGACGAAATCGATGCCTGCGCGGCGGTCAGCAGCGTGCAGCAGGGCGAGGCGATACTGGCGGAATTGGATGCCAAGCTAACGGCAAGCCAGCGCGTGGCCGAGCGCATTTACCACGCCTGGATTCAGGCGCTGGCTTGA